The following proteins are co-located in the Heliorestis convoluta genome:
- a CDS encoding ATP-binding protein yields MSLEATCLLALRCKKRGHRDHCHSLCYPYLRLHGEKGTGGVRGLAQIPKSYEQVMAHNLPYEKDNPEAHAIVTAYCQEVLEKVDEGLGLYLYSIPGRGNVKGTGTGKTTTAIAILHEYLVARTIQHIKKERVLDALPALFINASRFQNHYNAQFRGPKELQDKASLRYYESKAFMLQTNLLVLDDIGIREATEAFKSEFYEVIDERAVDQKATVFTSNEPLERLETLLDPRIVSRIEGCTFSISFEGEDKRKKGALLC; encoded by the coding sequence ATGAGTCTAGAAGCAACTTGTCTACTAGCCCTGAGATGCAAAAAAAGGGGCCATAGAGATCATTGCCATAGCCTCTGCTATCCTTACCTTAGATTGCATGGTGAAAAGGGCACAGGAGGCGTTAGAGGGCTTGCACAGATCCCTAAGTCTTACGAGCAAGTGATGGCTCACAATCTTCCTTACGAAAAAGACAATCCAGAAGCCCATGCTATTGTCACAGCTTATTGCCAAGAAGTATTAGAAAAAGTGGATGAAGGATTGGGGCTATACCTCTATTCCATACCCGGTAGAGGTAACGTAAAAGGAACTGGTACAGGCAAGACCACCACAGCCATTGCTATCCTCCATGAGTATCTCGTAGCTCGGACGATTCAACACATTAAGAAAGAACGAGTTCTAGATGCTTTGCCAGCTTTATTTATCAATGCTTCGAGGTTTCAAAATCACTACAATGCTCAGTTTCGTGGCCCCAAGGAGTTACAAGATAAAGCAAGTTTACGTTACTACGAAAGCAAGGCTTTTATGCTACAAACCAATCTGCTTGTCTTAGACGATATCGGGATTCGTGAAGCCACGGAAGCCTTCAAAAGCGAGTTCTACGAAGTCATCGATGAAAGAGCCGTAGACCAGAAGGCGACAGTATTTACCTCTAACGAACCCTTAGAGAGACTGGAAACCTTACTTGACCCTCGGATTGTAAGTCGCATAGAAGGCTGTACGTTTTCTATATCTTTTGAGGGTGAGGACAAGCGTAAGAAGGGAGCCTTGCTATGCTAG
- a CDS encoding BhlA/UviB family holin-like peptide, producing the protein MEQSLLKAALEQGLWALLFVSLYLYQLNESRRLQADAKEREVKLTNFLQDMTRQFELLAMQYERLSDNVQEIKSEIRERGR; encoded by the coding sequence ATGGAACAAAGTCTCCTAAAAGCAGCCTTAGAACAAGGTTTGTGGGCTTTATTGTTTGTTTCCTTGTACCTGTATCAGCTAAACGAAAGCCGACGATTGCAAGCCGATGCCAAAGAACGAGAAGTAAAGTTGACCAACTTCCTACAAGACATGACCCGGCAATTCGAGCTTCTTGCGATGCAGTATGAGCGACTCAGTGACAACGTTCAAGAAATCAAATCTGAAATACGTGAAAGGGGACGATGA
- a CDS encoding phage tail spike protein: MSESRFDESPLFVFDREEKFCCLLSNSNPEACPYTEALYIEKLQGEQTFEFIVPANHEDAAYLVEENMVAFQDLENNYQLFIIRQIEEAHGEIIVKRVYCEHASLELLDEIVTELRPKNVSAGFALLQVLDQTRWLSGTVANLGLGSLDSYYDNALSTIHEIANIWGGELRFRVTISGNTITGRYVDLISLRGTETGKRFEYNKDIINICRKVDSSNVKTALIGRGKGEETGDGYGRRITFEKVEWQKAKGHPVDKPKGQNFIGDAEALVMFGRSNSNGTKRHRMGLYEDIEEDNPERLLEKTWMDLQKQKMPLVQYELTVVDLETLTGYDHEKVRLGDQVIVIDRELQPALTVKARIIEIRRYKNEPEKAEVRLGNFLPIFTDQMTEMNRWRSKVANKEVFWDNKMDKGNVKTDWLEGVINALQNEVRAGSGTVKITEQDGILITDKEENPTRALRLLGGILAIANSKNDATGEWNWRTFGSGDGFTADLINTGKIRSNQIEVGFDTTFQSGYDPSQKETPEGSQAKANSAEEAAKSYAQLVGQRINPYFEKEKSFWSAAYEGKTVNQTNAGTIVHGTGIAGGAVWEIQGQQWAYYVEPIPVNVNRIYKLRLRVRQTINPTNGGEKNKVYAGVVTLDGNYRHIDGGAGFHRYCAVAGTGITTSQGWHVFEGLITGVGNQHHQFRQGTVYVRPLFLVNYEGGNGTVQVDSLEFIDVTESTEAQQVANTVKSTVDTNKAIWDRAATINSDDTITASKLKGAINVASNMIQRDSNFYWDQSGFYAKDPNNVQRVVRITSGGVGVSTNGGQSFRNAITADGVVASTLTAGTIQGVTIEGGTIRSNTSIDVTTNLRVGKEITLGSMSDGTDKKIHFSTSALISTYPHAVMGVNALRISSPYLTIDSPISINGTLELLNQNGSFAWQTNSQYIGANTWTKLTYNHVGYDRRSEYNNSLSRFTASSSGRYLVTASIRYIWHAHNTTSSMMLYRNGGAYLRFNTAFSGAIGATTISGAVITELATGHYIELYGFLTNPANTDASQESSYFTVYKIA, translated from the coding sequence AAGAAGCCCATGGCGAGATTATCGTAAAACGAGTGTACTGCGAACATGCCTCTTTAGAATTGTTAGATGAAATCGTAACAGAGCTTAGACCGAAAAACGTTTCAGCAGGCTTTGCTTTATTGCAAGTTTTAGATCAAACACGGTGGCTGTCTGGTACAGTAGCCAATCTTGGATTAGGGAGCTTAGACAGTTACTATGACAATGCCTTATCTACAATCCATGAAATCGCAAACATCTGGGGTGGTGAGCTTCGCTTTCGAGTAACCATTTCCGGGAATACCATCACAGGTCGATATGTCGATTTGATATCTTTACGAGGTACAGAAACAGGCAAACGATTTGAATATAACAAAGACATCATCAACATCTGCCGAAAAGTCGATTCTAGCAATGTCAAAACAGCTCTGATTGGTAGAGGTAAAGGCGAAGAAACAGGTGATGGCTATGGTCGAAGAATCACTTTTGAAAAGGTAGAGTGGCAAAAAGCAAAAGGCCATCCTGTCGATAAGCCGAAAGGTCAAAACTTTATAGGTGATGCAGAAGCCTTAGTCATGTTTGGTCGAAGTAACAGCAACGGAACAAAGCGACATCGTATGGGCCTGTATGAAGATATAGAAGAAGATAATCCAGAGAGACTTTTAGAGAAAACATGGATGGATTTACAGAAACAAAAAATGCCTTTGGTTCAGTATGAACTAACGGTCGTAGACTTAGAAACTTTGACGGGTTATGACCACGAAAAGGTTAGGCTAGGCGATCAAGTTATCGTTATTGACCGAGAACTACAGCCAGCCTTGACAGTAAAAGCTCGTATTATAGAGATTCGACGATATAAAAACGAACCAGAAAAAGCAGAAGTAAGGTTAGGCAACTTTTTACCCATCTTTACCGATCAAATGACAGAGATGAATCGTTGGCGTTCTAAAGTAGCCAACAAAGAAGTATTCTGGGACAACAAGATGGATAAAGGGAATGTCAAAACAGATTGGTTAGAAGGTGTCATCAACGCCTTACAAAACGAAGTCCGAGCTGGAAGTGGAACAGTAAAGATAACAGAACAAGACGGCATCTTAATTACGGACAAAGAAGAAAATCCCACCAGAGCATTACGGCTTTTAGGTGGGATTCTTGCGATTGCTAACAGTAAAAACGATGCCACCGGAGAATGGAATTGGAGAACCTTCGGTTCAGGTGATGGCTTTACTGCCGACCTTATCAACACTGGTAAGATTCGTTCGAACCAGATAGAAGTCGGATTCGATACGACCTTTCAAAGTGGTTATGACCCTTCTCAAAAAGAAACACCAGAAGGCTCGCAGGCAAAGGCCAATTCAGCCGAAGAAGCAGCGAAATCCTATGCTCAACTGGTAGGTCAAAGAATCAATCCTTACTTCGAAAAAGAAAAAAGTTTCTGGTCAGCAGCCTACGAAGGAAAAACAGTGAATCAAACCAACGCTGGCACCATCGTTCATGGAACAGGTATCGCAGGTGGTGCCGTATGGGAGATTCAAGGCCAGCAATGGGCTTATTATGTAGAACCTATTCCTGTCAACGTAAACCGGATTTATAAATTAAGATTGCGAGTAAGACAAACCATAAACCCCACCAATGGTGGAGAAAAAAATAAAGTCTACGCCGGGGTCGTAACGTTAGACGGCAATTACAGACATATTGACGGTGGAGCTGGTTTTCATCGTTACTGTGCCGTAGCCGGAACAGGTATTACAACCAGCCAAGGTTGGCATGTCTTCGAAGGCTTGATTACTGGCGTAGGCAATCAACATCATCAATTTCGCCAAGGGACGGTATATGTACGTCCCTTATTTTTAGTCAACTATGAAGGTGGCAACGGGACAGTTCAAGTCGATTCTTTAGAATTTATAGATGTAACAGAATCCACAGAAGCCCAGCAAGTTGCCAATACTGTTAAAAGCACTGTTGATACGAACAAAGCCATCTGGGATCGAGCTGCAACGATTAATAGCGACGATACGATTACAGCCTCTAAGTTAAAAGGAGCTATCAATGTAGCCAGCAATATGATTCAACGAGATTCCAACTTCTACTGGGATCAATCGGGCTTTTATGCCAAAGACCCGAACAATGTTCAACGAGTTGTTCGTATTACCAGTGGGGGTGTTGGAGTATCGACCAATGGAGGACAGAGCTTTAGAAATGCCATCACAGCCGACGGTGTAGTAGCAAGTACATTAACAGCCGGAACGATTCAAGGTGTAACCATCGAAGGTGGTACGATTCGATCCAATACGAGTATTGACGTAACAACCAATCTTCGAGTGGGTAAAGAAATTACTTTAGGTAGTATGTCTGATGGTACAGATAAGAAAATTCACTTTTCTACGTCGGCTCTTATCTCTACCTATCCTCATGCTGTCATGGGTGTCAATGCCCTTCGAATATCTTCACCCTATTTGACCATTGATTCGCCTATCAGTATCAATGGTACTTTAGAGTTATTGAATCAAAATGGTTCTTTTGCTTGGCAGACAAATAGCCAATATATCGGTGCCAATACGTGGACGAAACTAACGTATAATCACGTAGGGTATGATAGAAGAAGTGAGTACAACAACAGCCTTTCACGGTTTACAGCCAGTAGTAGTGGTAGATATCTAGTAACCGCTTCCATTCGCTATATATGGCATGCTCACAATACGACCAGTTCTATGATGTTATATCGAAATGGTGGGGCCTATCTCCGGTTTAATACGGCCTTTTCAGGAGCCATAGGTGCTACTACCATATCAGGAGCTGTTATTACAGAGTTAGCGACAGGTCATTACATTGAGTTATATGGCTTTTTAACCAATCCAGCCAATACCGATGCTTCGCAAGAATCATCCTACTTCACGGTTTATAAAATCGCATGA
- a CDS encoding peptidoglycan recognition protein family protein — MNIIQDFIPKGNRNRPGNTMNPRYITVHNTGNVNNGANALGHSNFIKSLAAGSTSWHYTVDDQRIVQHLPTNENGWHAGDGGHGPGNRTSIGIEICENADGNYAKAEEKAVELIVHLMETHNIPVENVVSHKKWSNKQCPHRILPRWGAFIETIKEKASEKTVAKRFDEVPDWARPSVKKLMDRGIIGDPVGDATFYRIAVILDRLKVIA, encoded by the coding sequence ATGAACATCATTCAAGATTTTATTCCAAAAGGTAACCGTAACCGACCGGGTAACACCATGAATCCTCGTTATATTACTGTTCATAACACTGGCAACGTCAACAATGGTGCCAATGCGTTAGGCCATTCTAATTTTATCAAATCCTTAGCTGCCGGATCGACCAGTTGGCATTACACGGTAGATGATCAACGAATCGTTCAACATCTACCTACCAATGAAAACGGTTGGCATGCTGGTGATGGTGGTCATGGCCCCGGTAATCGAACAAGCATTGGTATCGAAATCTGCGAAAATGCTGACGGCAATTATGCCAAAGCCGAAGAAAAAGCCGTTGAGCTAATCGTTCATCTGATGGAAACACATAACATTCCTGTTGAAAATGTTGTATCTCACAAAAAATGGTCAAATAAACAGTGTCCTCATCGCATCCTACCTCGCTGGGGAGCTTTTATTGAAACTATCAAAGAAAAGGCCAGTGAAAAAACGGTTGCCAAACGATTTGACGAAGTACCTGATTGGGCAAGACCATCGGTAAAGAAACTGATGGATCGAGGTATTATTGGTGATCCTGTCGGAGATGCCACGTTCTATCGCATTGCTGTTATTCTTGATCGTCTCAAAGTGATTGCATAA
- a CDS encoding DnaB-like helicase C-terminal domain-containing protein, which produces MLETQLLSKVIDENNFLILQRYNIDVSDFPTLGEVYLFLRDYVKENHQTPDYRTVVARFESFDYVPEVQDSFKYLCSRLKAQTAKRQAFELLQHQAAKKFSELSGDRFIQWLKDETLRIETTTKIFTDLGTNFSVNGEERAQWYQEAKENQTRSYIPTPYPSLTEALGGGFEVGDYILLMAFTNRGKSWLASHIGVAAWENNFGVLHYSPELSKRQQAFRLDTLMGHFDNVKLRRGQLENESQYLSYLEAFKTEMNMAPYLIKTMENLPNGLSLETIEADLQMNPNVKMVIIDGFNLMNHGRGKMRDSMSYTSRKLRQLFGHYGVAGLVVHQTPGSAEKESRKTDDEGTRLVNPPKLTDYSETVAVIQDAATALTFDASEGIGKISIEKAREPNVGTVIELVCNFNIGVIKETEITDLF; this is translated from the coding sequence ATGCTAGAGACACAACTGCTATCGAAAGTGATTGACGAGAATAATTTTTTAATCCTACAACGCTATAACATCGATGTATCCGATTTCCCTACACTTGGCGAGGTCTATCTTTTCTTACGTGATTATGTAAAAGAAAACCACCAAACTCCTGATTATCGAACGGTAGTGGCTCGCTTTGAAAGTTTTGACTATGTTCCAGAAGTACAAGATTCCTTCAAATATCTTTGTAGCCGACTAAAAGCTCAAACTGCCAAGAGACAAGCCTTTGAATTGCTGCAACACCAAGCTGCCAAAAAGTTTAGCGAGCTATCAGGAGATCGTTTTATCCAATGGCTCAAAGACGAGACGTTACGGATTGAAACAACGACAAAAATCTTTACAGACCTTGGAACCAACTTTTCTGTTAATGGCGAAGAGAGGGCACAGTGGTATCAAGAAGCCAAAGAGAATCAGACGAGAAGTTACATACCCACGCCATACCCTTCTTTGACCGAGGCTCTTGGAGGTGGTTTTGAAGTAGGCGATTACATCTTGTTAATGGCCTTTACCAATCGGGGAAAGTCATGGCTAGCTTCTCACATCGGTGTCGCTGCTTGGGAAAATAACTTTGGTGTACTTCACTACTCACCAGAGCTATCAAAAAGACAGCAAGCTTTTCGATTAGATACTTTAATGGGCCACTTTGATAACGTAAAACTTCGTCGAGGCCAGCTAGAAAATGAATCACAATATTTAAGTTACCTAGAAGCTTTTAAGACAGAGATGAACATGGCTCCCTACCTCATTAAGACGATGGAGAACTTACCTAACGGATTGTCCTTAGAAACGATTGAAGCGGATCTACAGATGAACCCCAATGTAAAAATGGTCATTATCGATGGCTTTAACCTAATGAACCACGGAAGAGGCAAGATGCGAGATTCTATGTCTTATACGTCAAGAAAGCTCAGGCAGCTCTTTGGTCATTACGGTGTAGCTGGATTGGTCGTTCACCAAACACCGGGATCAGCCGAAAAAGAAAGCCGTAAAACAGACGATGAAGGAACACGCCTTGTGAACCCACCGAAATTAACGGATTACTCCGAAACGGTGGCGGTTATTCAAGATGCTGCTACAGCATTGACCTTCGATGCTTCTGAAGGAATCGGAAAAATCAGCATTGAGAAAGCTCGTGAACCTAACGTAGGTACTGTTATCGAGTTGGTTTGCAACTTTAATATAGGGGTAATCAAAGAAACAGAGATTACAGATTTGTTCTAA
- a CDS encoding XkdW family protein, whose product MRKNIALAILIRYPDLNPLEDFTVRDDGEGQYLDHWNNSYSKPSEAELDEWWSHYLFAYQNNSYREKRFAEYPPIEEQLDAIWKILNLPKNSEAWFMKVRMNEIKEKHENPLRMKK is encoded by the coding sequence ATGAGAAAAAATATCGCTTTGGCTATCCTTATTCGATATCCAGACCTGAATCCCTTAGAGGATTTTACCGTAAGAGATGATGGGGAAGGACAGTATCTTGACCATTGGAACAACAGTTATTCCAAACCGAGTGAAGCCGAATTGGATGAATGGTGGAGCCACTATCTTTTTGCTTACCAGAACAACAGTTATCGAGAAAAAAGGTTTGCAGAGTATCCACCGATAGAAGAACAACTTGATGCAATCTGGAAGATACTTAATCTACCGAAAAATAGTGAAGCATGGTTTATGAAAGTACGAATGAACGAAATTAAAGAAAAACATGAAAATCCACTACGAATGAAAAAGTAA
- a CDS encoding helix-turn-helix domain-containing protein — translation MKDQMLALEVKQSFNVLNKTWDNQIFLKLYVSLFTSGLVSQLGSDRTITLLAIASFMNEKGECYPTQEQIAERIGVTRKTAARYIESLLNFRWNDQPIITRIKKRNSSNALIEFSVYTVLPLSQVAIFHSQIDAPEGIDDTPPMSQPYSLDVSKVYPRTVGKIEPSVGKKEPPVGKTDPPPVGNALPINKNHINKNHNNKKDIESGPDAVEEKNKITAPSTAREFYNYFSQSYQSRYISKYQSNWERDIDLLKDKLLPHYSPEQLQAIIDTVFEEYEYRWKRKNYLRPTIGQLASWLAEQVHAVVEDKKEQERQYAKIQKHGGMDVDEILKRIKKGRVKE, via the coding sequence ATGAAAGATCAAATGCTCGCCCTAGAGGTAAAGCAGTCTTTCAACGTTCTAAACAAAACATGGGACAATCAAATTTTTCTCAAACTCTACGTTAGCTTATTTACCAGTGGCCTTGTTTCGCAGCTTGGCTCAGACCGAACCATTACCTTATTAGCTATTGCTTCTTTTATGAACGAAAAGGGTGAATGTTACCCCACACAAGAACAAATTGCAGAGCGAATTGGTGTGACTCGCAAAACAGCAGCTCGTTATATTGAGTCTCTACTGAATTTTCGTTGGAATGATCAACCCATCATTACAAGAATCAAAAAACGAAACTCTAGCAATGCCTTGATTGAGTTTTCTGTTTATACTGTGTTGCCTTTATCGCAAGTTGCCATTTTTCATAGTCAAATTGATGCCCCAGAGGGTATAGATGATACCCCTCCAATGAGTCAACCTTACTCATTGGACGTGAGTAAAGTTTACCCACGGACGGTGGGTAAAATTGAACCGTCGGTGGGTAAAAAAGAGCCTCCGGTGGGTAAAACTGACCCTCCGCCGGTGGGTAACGCTTTACCCATAAACAAGAACCATATAAACAAGAACCACAATAACAAGAAAGATATAGAGTCAGGGCCAGATGCTGTTGAAGAAAAAAATAAAATAACAGCTCCTTCTACGGCAAGAGAGTTTTATAACTATTTCTCTCAATCCTACCAGAGCCGTTATATCTCAAAATATCAGTCCAACTGGGAAAGAGATATAGATTTACTCAAAGATAAGCTCCTGCCTCACTACAGCCCTGAACAGCTACAGGCCATCATAGATACCGTTTTTGAAGAGTACGAGTATCGTTGGAAAAGAAAGAACTACCTACGGCCTACCATTGGGCAGTTGGCAAGTTGGCTGGCTGAACAAGTTCATGCTGTTGTGGAAGATAAAAAAGAGCAAGAAAGGCAGTATGCAAAGATTCAGAAGCATGGAGGCATGGATGTTGACGAGATTCTAAAACGGATTAAAAAAGGGAGAGTAAAAGAATGA